In Amaranthus tricolor cultivar Red isolate AtriRed21 chromosome 3, ASM2621246v1, whole genome shotgun sequence, a single window of DNA contains:
- the LOC130808721 gene encoding transcription factor DUO1-like, translating into MNIEKECLMKEMRSSKRYYYQNNSHNYNISSSSSSNEGEGKETVLRKGPWKEEEDQVLLKHVQKYGPYKWSSIRSKGLLQRTGKSCRLRWVNKLRPNLKNGCKFSKEEEKVVIEMQAEIGNKWARIATYLPGRTDNDVKNFWSSRQKRLARLLVSENNPRTKKRKSSSIDTANSSRVPKNCSTVGETSTNVQSQIMSYPGSTDNNCPSIEPNNVTDCLQPIPLNQEYNNTNYPNLFLSEEEICFPSIPYNETDLMFVPETQEIIDSLDYSFFYPFESSYRPAAFVNDGTHFPPCSYGGDLSGETTASLKTDNLGITNCLCDDFPSDMFDHQFI; encoded by the exons atGAACATAGAGAAAGAGTGTTTAATGAAAGAAATGAGGAGCAGTAAGCGTTATTATTATCAAAACAACAGCCATAATTACAATATAAGTAGCAGTAGCAGCAGCAATGAAGGAGAAGGAAAAGAAACTGTTTTAAGAAAAGGGCCatggaaggaagaagaagatcaaGTTTTACTTAAACATGTTCAGAAATATGGTCCCTATAAATGGAGCTCCATTCGATCCAAAGGCCTTCTTCAACGTACTGGCAAGTCTTGTCGTCTTCGTTGGGTTAATAAACTCCGACCCAACCTGAAAAA TGGGTGCAAATTTTCGAAAGAGGAAGAAAAAGTGGTGATAGAAATGCAGGCAGAAATAGGGAATAAATGGGCAAGAATTGCTACATATTTACCAGGAAGAACAGATAATGACGTCAAGAATTTTTGGAGTAGCAGGCAAAAAAGATTAGCAAGGCTTTTGGTGTCTGAAAATAATCCGCGTACTAAAAAGCGCAAATCTTCTTCTATTGATACTGCTAATTCTTCtcgg GTGCCCAAGAATTGTTCAACGGTGGGAGAAACATCCACAAATGTTCAATCTCAGATCATGTCATATCCAGGTTCAACAGACAACAATTGTCCATCTATTGAACCCAACAATGTTACTGATTGCCTCCAACCAATTCCCTTAAACCAGGAGTACAACAATACTAATTACCCAAACTTGTTTTTATCAGAAGAAGAAATATGTTTCCCTTCCATTCCCTACAACGAAACAGATCTTATGTTTGTCCCAGAAACACAGGAAATCATAGATAGTCTTGATTACAGCTTTTTTTACCCCTTTGAATCCTCATATAGACCAGCAGCATTTGTTAATGATGGGACCCACTTTCCCCCATGTTCCTATGGAGGTGACCTAAGTGGTGAAACAACAGCAAGTTTGAAGACTGATAATCTTGGTATTACAAATTGCTTATGTGATGACTTCCCATCAGACATGTTTGATCATCAGTTCATATAA